A single Ciona intestinalis chromosome 12, KH, whole genome shotgun sequence DNA region contains:
- the LOC104266316 gene encoding serine-protein kinase ATM-like isoform X3 — protein MAIHGYIFKESELLNHKVQNLTPSMRKTKLQKLKEISGLLRLVVKTACKDGPKIKSQEFLDAVFVILRHDFQKVHLGGTYLHLLVHELLTSRVQISHVTPQQWKDILFICCSSFENGDFYGVGVVRAMQIIKSLLLCVLMQCQISNFEFLFSFFNNCIKKKSQCSGTVLEPTLTCMLEFCKTKVCSNTHEVLLLGKATLPMLVGLLSSKATTDVAKTKILEFSLFQIQALNHYSLVGDTYYWTDNHQWGELLKNLLFHTETFICSNKHNADQFPNCKGTDVAVELSSVILIHFFSMKQQHKSSIMPVEPADQNGVTFSQIFQPSCIVDLVKQRIETQSLSNAQWWLKVLQTLLQKPDIFTQKDLLHFTYALYELLTRKISNEVTTDVLTCLCYMCVWKPTNEQSDNYLFKIWRKVFEITRQFASSLVTLKNLSLSNSAFTLMSSVLQNDQEHKFKILGNTPNLLNSLWPVIYMSQRPTRGFLLFLCTWIKIHGLEEIADSSLVTQLKKEQCNSFQIKQCMPIRCGILDWLLQFLNSKTQDSSLLLKDSAASDATAMNSSDFDVKIASILLIALCCEDPRACLQRFLAKSFEFSLVSVEFETPEGAFWFTTAASKFSGSFWEKKVSAEIPTLVYEDVPEVLPCKYFHDALSKHIANNTQDLATLQLNEPNIEIIKKNLTTLNLLVYLSMKWPFHDWEKNLEKVSTVLSAISDQLKRLQLSYKDSTHNNAVYGALTAILDGLLSANTVISQTSNSRKQKILEFLLKKLDSVHEVTLEIFRISVFSGRFDADAGNGSSSNCEDFGRMGSEDLEGSFSQHPNPPPEGRREHAAIEILYEDAKGRNGASTTTESTPSRKELARVSTKLIVGIERLLKLNKWTDMLDIFNDDQFKIADDTKATSLVYFMKHLGSCIGHSFTESAAKSLIKLMRSLFRCHYQDQLLCAACLEALSRIIAKFPFSQESGNILCHHDVVSLLQIIQKLISKETCGAEVKIGYIMCLSALFNTYTSQENNFEDPGSLQSKFGVSCSIIEFLADGNSAVRFCCIYHLRNLFKPVQSGNNAYEKLQFHKELLTQICKVGRFCDFRKKPSQTTAQKVAEYNIQKLHFLNTYVLALCSVVCHKSYNLDQQVIMEICNATRGFEHLENDREIFGKFIEISCSVTKFFTLENCGPLGTKLKIYISKFLPYILSQWCQHRENTWKMFPYFLFGCHTMSEFTKTHYSSFIPVLVAESSGKKDKMAAVLKYYDNVKVVQSCLASILPFVVVNVAAKSSKTSQIFLKIEKQKCIEIIQWLASVSEYNSKSQMVLHNLPIVLHNLFLMYHPLCEDHDTDLCCMSNTDPNPFAFAGIDETHLEACLCTLLQLCNAQYNTDGQSWKPALISLLVESSNFHTVLLSMQEEISSAVNVVEQKRALLAYRYFCLFVVENLELLGEMQNFFLRSTICIFFHHAIEVSEMVKSPGKTSHLCYPTLACICINTCFNVYTAVSQLGSLNCIEILASRPVVHIALLALFSISNACDMDRDNINLSVSELYLFLMENNKMQTAYQPALHAYPVSTRNTLYARIQNSNITNTPVLPYENSNITKTEILQILLQSIEDSIIMDGLGYYIDNLQEGILLQTIETLQDMNKNERKRNQILLKSQFNKSLKFSFENSKIKVLIGKFIGLVGSEICEDTELEQQQQENSCFTALLNELCTLVFHTHLPTAKAAVDSTIKLVKIKHIQKSLSSIPQHKRTLEVLKGFNIKTKTEETATQCDKSLLNNQQLWSCRHKNFKTWITELTTAMLLACEIQHLHALVGICRLSPTLCSHVLPHTILQVLLYDQAMKDVLSNGIMASLNSAFEENNLPLNHSSLHTILLTLQYLRENGTCNTANFAQQSSNRNQPKVFGPNSLSYLLDINLLTAAKVSLICGSSYQAILYTESWADSVEDSMYKSAQQSNGNSDRVKFPRGSTSRTTSAHISSTTTSNPVSNIVNFLDAEKRKSLIQFRQLGKCCALDVMQELGKQGKDAISILTEAYNFIGDVDGLYGVIVSPVHGSQDAPLLNMYEKEGCWDKLLKSHDLLLSIPGGSKSNMGEVVASLQNCSLSHVCDMYMRGISKDHTAFASDELLQDLQYKSVWTAGQWDVASLHGVHGMHGAAKTSFHKHMFHAMHAMHNNCPLKFTLALENGRTHAVLKLLGEPLKSVSSNLEPVVSRLQCLSEMEEIERILRNTGDLQQAVNTWVSNPVFPGSYSKFEDVDLVMSCRTTLFSLLLSRSENEENSLHESYLQHLLNCVKISCHYKQLQHAKKVLVKLKTATQMCVNETSMVGWPFKIHLEEAKLLWEEQDQVFALAMLQNLKRQLNPCAIVDDHVTLVHAETLRVLGTWLHELHFVGPSEILEEYLYKALKMSENLMNSLSNDKLQGGTTREIVAACFTLAKFADQQYLQITKYKLSNEYAQKKALAEAPTQEMLSMKKMGEQLSRKTQILVSKNSNLDLKELTRIEDKEEKFLKCALETYIKCLKMSDEHDTLMNRICSLWFSNNLLAITNDIISDGHSSLPSYKYIPLAYQLAARLKTPTNDSYFQNMLQEILLRVTVDHPYHTLFVILALTHAHKDEEKYAPPPSKRTKSERNKKNTVTTSTITAALNLLAKVERVKPDLVSATKLLSLLYIEFANFDASPWKNQPGQKISLPKSLPFYKLCERNSKLSLKIQQVNLPTTYTPVDKTAIYDDSVGMSDSKFQPYSKPVVA, from the exons ATGGCAATACACGG GTACATCTTCAAGGAGTCCGAACTCTTAAACCACAAAGTTCAAAATCTCACTCCTTCCATGCGgaaaacaaaactacaaaaattaAAGGAAATTTCTGGATTGTTGCGACTAGTGGTCAAAACTGCCTGCAAAG ATGGGCCAAAAATTAAAAGCCAAGAATTCCTTGACGCAGTATTTGTGATATTGCGGCACGACTTTCAAAAAGTTCATCTTGGAGGAACTTATCTTCACTTACTTGTACATGAGCTGCTCACTTCTCGTGTACAAATATCCCATGTAACACCACAGCAGTGGAAAG aCATTCTGTTTATTTGTTGTTCCTCATTTGAAAACGGGGACTTTTATGGCGTAGGAGTTGTACGCGCCATGCAAATAATCAAGTCTCTGCTGTTATGTGTTCTAATGCAATGTCAAATATCAAATTTTGAGTTCCTGTTCTCGTTTTTCAATAACTGTATAAAGAAAAA ATCCCAGTGCTCTGGTACAGTGTTAGAGCCCACATTGACTTGCATGTTGGAGTTCTGTAAAACCAAAGTATGCAGCAACACACATGAGGTATTACTGCTGGGTAAAGCTACACTGCCTATGCTAGTTGGTTTATTATCAAGCAAAGCAACAACAGATGTGGCGAAAACAAAGATCCTGGAATTCTCTCTTTTTCAG ATTCAAGCATTGAATCATTACTCATTGGTTGGAGATACATATTATTGGACAGACAACCACCAATGGGGTGAACTACTAAAAAATTTGCTTTTCCACACTGAGACATTTATCTGCTCAAACAAGCATAATGCTGATCAG TTTCCAAACTGCAAAGGAACAGATGTAGCGGTTGAATTATCCtctgttattttaattcatttctTTTCCATGAAACAGCAACATAAAAGTTCCATAATG cCAGTGGAACCTGCAGACCAAAACGGAGTTACATTTTCTCAGATTTTCCAACCATCTTGTATTGTGGACCTTGTGAAACAGAGGATAGAAACCCAAAGTTTGTCCAACGCACAGTGGTGGCTAAAG GTCCTACAGACACTGCTACAAAAACCGgatatttttacacaaaaagaTCTTTTGCATTTTACCTATGCACTATACGAGCTGCTAACAAGGAAAATATCAAATGAAGTGACCACTGATGTGTTAACTTGCCTGTgttatatgtgtgtttggAAACCAACTAATGAGCAAa GTGacaactatttatttaaaatttggagAAAAGTTTTTGAGATAACACGGCAATTTGCGTCTTCTCTCGTAACGTTAAAGAATCTCTCGCTTTCTAATTCTGCATTCACACTGATGTCATCAGTGTTGCAAAATGACCAAGaacataagtttaaaatacttggCAACACTCCTAATCTTTTAAACAGCTTATGGCCAGTGATATACATGTCCCAAAGACCCACAAG GGGTTTTCTTTTATTCCTATGCACCTGGATAAAGATACACGGTCTTGAAGAAATAGCTGACTCATCACTTGTGACTCAGCTAAAAAAAGAGCAGTGCAAcagttttcaaataaaacagtgCATGCCTATAAGATGTGGTATCCTGGATTGGCTTTTGCAATTTTTGAACTCAAAAACACAGGATTCATCGCTATTATTAAAGGACTCTGCAGCTTCAGATGCTACAGCTATGAACTCAAGTGATTTTGACGTAAAAATTGCGTCAATTTTGCTAATAGCTTTATGTTGTGAAGACCCCAGGGCTTGCCTTCAGCGATTTTTGGCGAaaagttttgaattttctttggtTTCTGTTGAATTTGAAACACCTGAAGGTGCGTTCTGGTTCACGACTGCTGCTTCTAAGTTTTCTGGAAGTTTCTGGGAAAAGAAAGTCTC aGCAGAGATTCCAACCCTGGTATATGAAGATGTCCCTGAAGTGTTGCCGTGCAAATATTTTCATGATGCACTTAGCAAGCACATAGCCAACAACACCCAagatctggcaacactgcaactCAATGAACCGAACATAGAGATCATCAAAAAAAACCTGACAACACTGAATTTGTTGGTCTATTTATCAATGAAATGGCCTTTTCATG ATTGGGaaaaaaatcttgaaaaaGTTTCGACAGTTTTGAGTGCCATTTCTGACCAATTGAAAAGGTTGCAACTCTCATATAAAGACAGCACACATAACAATGCAGTCTATGGTGCTTTGACAGCCATTTTGGATGGTCTATTATCAGCTAATACTGTCATATCTCAAACCTCTAACAGcagaaaacagaaaattttggaatttcttttaaaaaagctTGACAGTGTGCATGAGGTTACTCTCGAAATATTTCGGATTTCTGTTTTTTCCGGAAGATTCGATGCAGATGCTGGTAATGGTTCCTCTTCAAATTGTGAGGACTTTGGGAGGATGGGCAGTGAAGATCTGGAAGGATCCTTTTCCCAACATCCAAATCCTCCTCCAGAGGGAAGGAGAGAGCATGCTgctatagaaatattatatgaaGATGCAAAAGGAAGGAATGGAGCATCGACAACCACAG AATCTACACCCAGCCGTAAAGAATTAGCAAGAGTTAGCACAAAACTTATAGTTGGCATTGAAAGACTGCTGAAGTTAAACAAATGGACAGATATGTTGGACATATTTAATGATGATCAGTTTAAAATAGCAGACGATACAAAAGCTACATCTCTGGTCTATTTTATGAAG CACCTTGGGTCTTGCATTGGCCACAGTTTCACAGAATCTGCTGCAAAATCTTTGATCAAATTAATGCGATCCTTATTTCGGTGTCATTATCAAGATCAACTTCTTTGTGCTGCCTGTTTGGAAGCTCTTTCTCGAATAATTGCCAAATTTCCATTTTCTCAAGAATCAGGAAATATTttatg TCATCACGACGTTGTATCGTTGCTTCAAATAATTCAGAAGCTAATTTCCAAAGAGACTTGCGGGGCAGAAGTGAAAATCGGTTACATCATGTGCCTGTCTGCTTTATTTAACACTTACACCAGCCAGGAAAACAATTTTGAAGACCCTGGATCACTACAGAGCAAATTTGGAG tatCTTGCTCCATTATTGAATTTCTTGCTGATGGCAACTCTGCTGTGAGGTTTTGTTGCATCTACCACTTACGAAACCTGTTTAAACCGGTTCAAAGTGGAAACAATGCTTATGAGAAGCTGCAGTTTCATAAGGAGCTTCTTACGCAAATTTGCAAAG tcgGCAGATTTTGCGATTTTCGAAAAAAACCGTCTCAAACAACTGCGCAAAAAGTTGCTGAGTATAATATACAGAAACTACACTTCTTAAACACATATGTTCTCGCTCTATGTTCTGTTGTCTGTCATAAAAGTTATAATCTCGACCAGCAAGTCATTATGGAGATATGTAATGCTACAAGGGGTTTTGAACACTTGGAAAATGATAGAGagatttttggaaaatttatcGAAATTTCCTGTTCTGTAACAAAGTTCTTTACTTTAGAGAATTGTGGTCCATTAG gTACAAAATTGAAGATTTACATTTCAAAATTTCTGCCTTATATTTTAAGCCAGTGGTGCCAGCACAGGGAAAATACTTGGAAAATGTTTCCctactttttatttggttgTCATACCATGTCGGAATTCACCAAAACCCACTATAGCAGTTTTATTCCTGTTTTGGTTGCGGAAAGTTCTggaaaaaaagacaaaatggCCGCCGTGTTGAAATATTATGATAATGTCAAAGTCGTTCAAAGTTGCTTGGCTTCAATTTTGCCATTTGTTGTTGTGAATGTTGCTGCTAAAA GCAGCAAAACCAGCCAAATTTTTctcaaaattgaaaaacagAAGTGCATTGAAATAATACAGTGGCTGGCCAGTGTATCTGAGTACAACAGCAAATCACAAATGGTTCTCCACAACCTACCAATAGTCCTACACAACCTGTTCCTTATGTACCACCCTTTATGTGAAGATCATGACACAGATTTATGTTGTATGTCAAACACTGACCCAAACCCATTTGCATTTGCTGGAATAGATGAAACGCATCTTgaag cctGCTTATGTACCTTACTACAATTGTGCAATGCACAATACAATACAGATGGTCAATCTTGGAAGCCAgctttaatttctttgttagTGGAAAGCTCTAACTTTCATACAGTATTACTTTCAATGCAAGAGGAAATTTCAAGTGCTGTGAATGTTGTTGAACAGAAAAGAGCATTACTAGCGTACCG GTATTTCTGTTTATTTGTTGTCGAAAATTTGGAATTACTTGGAGAAATGCAGAATTTTTTTCTTCGTAGTACAATATGTATTTTCTTTCACCATGCAATTGAAGTTTCTGAAatg GTCAAATCTCCTGGCAAAACCAGCCACCTATGTTACCCCACCCTGGCATGCATCTGCATTAACACTTGCTTTAATGTCTACACCGCTGTGTCTCAACTAGGCAGTTTAAACTGCATTGAAATTTTGGCCAGTAGACCAGTAGTACATATAGCACTGTTGGCATTATTTTCCATCTCAAATGCTTGTGACATGGATCGGGATAATATTAATCTTTCTGTTAGCGAACTTTACTTGTTCTTGATGGAAAATAA TAAAATGCAAACAGCTTACCAACCTGCACTGCATGCATACCCGGTGTCAACCAGGAACACATTATATGCGCGTATTCAAAACTCAAACATTACCAACACGCCTGTT CTGCCATACGAAAACAGTAACATCACAAAAACAGAGATTTTGCAAATTTTGCTGCAGAGCATAGAAGACAGTATTATTATGGATGGCTTGGGCTATT ATATAGATAATTTACAAGAAGGAATTCTTCTCCAAACGATTGAAACTTTGCAAGATATGAATAAAAACGAGCGGAAACGAAATCAAATATTACTTAAATCTCAATTCAATAAATCACTTAAGTTCTCATTTgaaaacagcaaaataaag GTTTTAATTGGAAAGTTCATTGGATTAGTTGGTTCTGAAATTTGTGAAGATACGGAATTGGAGCAGCAACAGCAAG AAAACTCATGTTTTACGGCTCTACTGAACGAGCTATGTACTTTGGTTTTCCATACACATCTACCTACTGCTAAAGCTGCTGTTGATTCTACCATAAAACTTGTCAAAATAAAGCACATTCAAAAATCTTTGTCCAGCATACCCCAACATAAAAGAACACTTGAAGTGTTAAAGGGATTTAA CATTAAAACTAAGACTGAAGAAACAGCTACACAATGTGACAAATCACTTTTAAACAACCAGCAATTATGGTCATGCCGCcacaaaaatttcaaaacttggATTACAGAATTGACAACTGCTATGCTGCTTGCATGTGAGATTCAACATTTGCATGCATTGGTTGGAATATGCAG GCTTTCCCCAACACTATGCAGTCATGTTCTACCCCATACAATACTACAAGTTCTTCTTTATGATCAAGCCATGAAAGATGTTTTATCAAATGGAATCATGGCTTCATTGAACTCAGCATTTGAAG AAAATAATTTACCACTGAACCATTCATCCTTACATACCATCCTGTTAACGCTACAATATCTTCGTGAAAACGGGACGTGCAACACTGCAA aTTTTGCGCAACAATCTTCAAACAGGAACCAACCaaag GTTTTTGGACCAAATAGCTTGAGTTATCTTCTGGACATAAACTTACTTACTGCAGCCAAGGTTTCACTTATATGTGGATCTTCATACCAGGCTATTCTATACACTGAAAGCTGGGCAG ATTCTGTAGAAGACAGCATGTACAAATCTGCTCAGCAAAGCAATGGAAATT ctgACAGGGTAAAATTTCCCAGAGGGTCCACTTCTAGAACTACTTCTGCTCATATCTCTTCAACCACCACTTCTAACCCTGTTTCTAACATCGTTAATTTCTTGGATGCTGAAAAAAGAAAGTCGCTTATACAGTTTCGACAGTTAGGCAAATGTTGTGCATTAGATGTTATGCAAGAATTAGGAaaacaag GCAAAGACGCAATCTCAATTCTAACGGAGGCGTATAATTTTATCGGCGACGTCGACGGTTTGTACGGCGTCATCGTGTCACCCGTGCATGGCTCACAAGATGCACCGCTGCTGAATATGTACGAGAAAGAGGGATGTTGGGATAAACTGCTAAAAAGCCATGACTTGCTGTTGTCTATACCTGGTGGTAGTAAGTCTAACATG GGTGAAGTAGTAGCTTCACTTCAAAACTGTAGCTTGTCACATGTATGTGATATGTATATGAGAGGAATTTCTAAAGATCACACTGCTTTTGCTAGTGATGAG TTGCTTCAAGACCTTCAATACAAATCAGTGTGGACAGCTGGGCAGTGGGACGTGGCCAGCTTGCACGGGGTGCACGGGATGCACGGAGCTGCCAAGACTTCATTCCACAAGCACATGTTCCACGCGATGCACGCTATGCACAACAACTGCCCATTAAAGTTTACCCTTGCCCTTGAAAATGGACGCACCCATGCAGTTCT caaattaCTGGGAGAGCCTCTGAAGTCTGTATCATCTAATCTAGAACCTGTGGTGTCTAGATTACAATGCTTGAGTGAAATGGAAGAAATTGAGAG AATATTGCGCAACACTGGCGACCTTCAACAAGCTGTAAATACATGGGTATCCAATCCAGTGTTTCCAGGTTCATATTCAAAGTTTGAGGATGTGGATTTGGTCATGTCATGCCGGACAACACTGTTCTCTCTTCTTTTGTCAAG gtcagaaaatgaagaaaatagtTTGCATGAATCATATCTACAACATCTGCTTAATTGTGTGAAAATATCATGCCATTATAAGCAGTTACAACATGCCAAAAAAGTCCTCGTTAAGCTCAAGACAGCCACACAAATGTGCGTTAATGAGACCTCTATGGTAGGATGGCCGTTTAAAATTCATTTGGAGGAAGCAAAACTGCTTTGGGAAGAACAG GATCAAGTGTTTGCGCTCGCTATGCTGCAAAATCTAAAACGGCAACTCAATCCATGTGCAATAGTTGACGACCATGTGACATTGGTGCACGCTGAGACACTCAGGGTCCTTGGCACCTGGCTGCACGAACTACACTTTGTGGGGCCTTCGGAGATATTAGAAGAATACTTGTATAAG GCGCTAAAAATGTCAGAAAATTTGATGAATTCTTTATCTAATGATAAACTGCAAGGGGGAACCACACGAGAAATTGTAGCAGCTTGCTTCACCCTTGCTAAATTTGCTGACCAACAGTATTTACAG AtcacaaaatacaaattatcAAATGAATATGCACAAAAAAAGGCTCTTGCTGAAGCTCCCACACAAGAGATGCTATCAATGAAAAAGATGGGCGAACAATTGTCACGGAA AACTCAAATCCTGGTTTCCAAAAACTCCAATCTTGATCTTAAAGAACTGACGAGGATTGAAGATAAAGAGGAGAAGTTCCTTAAGTGTGCTCTCGAGACTTACATCAAATGTCTGAAGATGTCAGATGAGCATGATACCCTTATGAACag AATATGTTCCTTATGGTTTTCAAACAATCTGCTTGCCATTACAAACGATATAATATCAGATGGACATAGCTCACTACCATCTTACAAGTATATTCCACTTGCTTACCAGTTAGCTGCAAGGTTAAAGACCCCAACCAACGATAGCTACTTTCAAAACATGTTACAGGAG attttgctTCGTGTTACAGTTGACCACCCCTACCATACTTTGTTTGTTATCCTTGCTCTCACACATGCTCATAAAGATGAGGAGAAATATGCTCCTCCTCCCTCCAAGAGAACAAAGAgtgaaagaaataaaaaa AACACAGTCACCACTTCCACGATTACAGCTGCTTTAAACCTCCTTGCAAAAGTTGAACGAGTTAAACCAGATCTTGTGTCAGCCACAAAACTACTTTCTTTACTTTATATTG aatttgcGAATTTTGACGCCTCTCCTTGGAAAAATCAACCTGGCCAAAAAATCTCTCTTCCAAAGTCGTTACCATTTTACAAACTTTGCGAAAGAAATTCAAAACTTTCGTTAAAAATTCAGCAAGTCAATTTACCAACCACTTACACACCTGTTGATAAAACTGCCATATATGATGATTCTGTTG GCATGTCAGATTCAAAGTTTCAACCATATTCCAAACCTGTGGTGGCGTGA